From Oryctolagus cuniculus chromosome 17, mOryCun1.1, whole genome shotgun sequence, a single genomic window includes:
- the WNT9B gene encoding protein Wnt-9b, translating into MRPPAARALAALCLLALPAAAATAAYFGLTGREVLTPFPGLGTAAAPAQGGAHLKQCDLLKLSRRQKQLCRREPGLAETLRDAARLGLLECQFQFRQERWNCSLEGRTGLLKRGFKETAFLYAVSSAALTHALARACSAGRMERCTCDDSPGLQSRQAWQWGVCGDNLKYSTKFLSNFLGPKRGSKDLRARVDAHNTHVGIKAVKSGLRTTCKCHGVSGSCAVRTCWKQLAPFRETGEVLKLRYDSAVKVSSATNEALGRLELWAPSKPGSPAKGLAPRPGDLVYLEDSPSFCRPSKYSPGTAGRVCSREASCGSLCCGRGYDTQSRLVAFSCHCQVQWCCYVECQQCVQEELVYTCKH; encoded by the exons CTTGACCGGGCGCGAGGTCCTGACGCCCTTCCCCGGCCTGGGCACCGCGGCAGCCCCGGCACAGGGGGGCGCCCACCTGAAGCAGTGCGACCTGCTGAAGCTGTCCCGCCGGCAGAAGCAGCTGTGCCGGCGCGAGCCCGGCCTGGCAGAGACCCTGCGGGACGCCGCGCGCCTCGGCCTGCtcgagtgccagttccagttccggCAGGAGCGCTGGAACTGCAGCCTGGAGGGGAGGACCGGGCTGCTCAAGAGag GCTTCAAGGAGACGGCCTTCCTGTACGCAGTGTCCTCGGCCGCCCTCACCCACGCGCTGGCCCGGGCCTGCAGCGCCGGGCGCATGGAGCGCTGCACCTGCGATGACTCCCCGGGGCTGCAGAGCCGGCAGGCCTGGCAGTGGGGCGTGTGTGGCGACAACCTCAAGTACAGCACCAAGTTTCTGAGCAACTTCCTGGGACCCAAGCGAGGAAGCAAGGACCTGCGGGCACGGGTGGACGCCCACAACACCCACGTGGGCATCAAG GCTGTGAAGAGCGGCCTCAGGACCACGTGTAAGTGCCACGGCGTGTCGGGCTCCTGTGCGGTGCGCACCTGCTGGAAGCAGCTTGCCCCGTTCCGCGAGACGGGCGAGGTGCTGAAACTGCGCTATGACTCGGCTGTCAAGGTGTCCAGCGCCACCAACGAGGCCTTGGGCCGCCTGGAGCTCTGGGCCCCCTCCAAGCCAGGCAGCCCCGCCAAGGGCCTGGCCCCCCGGCCCGGGGACCTGGTCTACCTGGAAGACTCGCCCAGCTTCTGTCGGCCCAGCAAGTACTCTCCCGGCACGGCGGGCAGGGTGTGCTCCCGGGAGGCCAGCTGCGGCAGCCTGTGCTGCGGGCGGGGCTACGACACGCAGAGTCGCCTGGTGGCCTTCTCCTGCCACTGCCAGGTGCAGTGGTGCTGCTACGTGGAGTGCCAGCAGTGCGTGCAGGAGGAGCTGGTGTACACCTGTAAGCACTAG